Proteins from a genomic interval of Euwallacea fornicatus isolate EFF26 chromosome 39, ASM4011564v1, whole genome shotgun sequence:
- the Ssu72 gene encoding RNA polymerase II subunit A C-terminal domain phosphatase SSU72 — MSAVSNLRIAVICSSNMNRSMEAHAFLSKKGFLVQSFGTGDKVKLPGSAADKPNIYDFGTSYEEIYQDLLDKDKSLYTQNGLLHTLDRNRRIKSHPEKFQESKEKFDILITCEERVYDQVIDFMESKTPSDNSIVHVINIDIQDNLEEATIGAFLISDLCMHIATTEDLDNDIEEVLHAFEEKCQRPILHSIVFN; from the exons ATGTCCGCAGTAAGCAACTTACGAATTGCTGTAATATGCTCCAGCAACATGAACCGAAGCATGGAAGCCCATGCTTTTCTGTCCAAAAAGGGTTTTCTAGTACAGTCCTTTGGAACTGGCGACAAAGTAAAGTTGCCAGGCTCTGCAGCAGATAAACCCaatatttatgattttggAACCTCTTATGAGGAGATTTATCAAGATTTATTAGATAAAGACAAATCTTT ATATACTCAAAATGGTCTTCTTCACACTCTGGACAGAAATCGAAGGATTAAAAGTCATCCAGAAAAGTTTCAGGaaagcaaagaaaaatttgacattttgattACTTGTGAAGAAAGAGTATATGACCAAGTGATAGACTTTATGGAAAGCAAGACTCCATCAGATAATTCAATAGTTCATGTAATTAATATAGATATCCAAGATAACTTGGAGGAAGCTACTATAGGAGCTTTTTTAATTAGTGATCTATGTATGCAT ATAGCCACCACGGAAGATTTAGACAATGACATCGAAGAAGTTCTTCATGCCTTTGAAGAAAAGTGTCAAAGACCCATATTGCACAGTATTGTCTTTAACTGA
- the Ns3 gene encoding large subunit GTPase 1 homolog isoform X1, whose translation MGKKNKSGQAGGSSLGRALIKDRFGSNRGRKMVADNSMLHTTELDDGYEWGRLNLQSVTEESSFQEFLSTAELAGTEFQAEKLNIKFVNPGSNIGLLSEAELKKANEAHDKFRESLKIPRRPPWSSDMSSTELDRNEKDSFLEWRRGLAKLQEEEGLLLTPYEKNLEFWRQLWRVVERSDVVVQIVDARNPLLFRCEDLEKYVKEVSEHKINMILINKADFLSNQQRQHWANYFQSVGVRAVFFSTLELEEITKSHDEKIEKTGTNKNIGEVEDRIAKLEEVVEQNAEILENLLCKIEDLIGNTSLRDEVKEIIDIPQVLSREELIDLFKSIHTGPKVTGSFTTIGLVGYPNVGKSSTINCLLTTKKVSVSATPGKTKHFQTLYLDKDLMLCDCPGLVMPSLVFTKAEMILNGILPIDQMRDHVPPVNLVSKLIPRHFIEDLYGIMLPKPLEGEDPNRSPTAEELLNAYAYNRGFMTANGQPDNARAARYVLKDFMNGRLLYCHAPPNVEQEVYHTWPERQKSGQENRVVPPREARALRSSKVTTDDIDEAFFGDQAGGAHQKGVRRKMTNGAVQEGGSSTGQFDKPWKTANKHRNKKKKEKLRRVYAHLDQH comes from the exons ATGGGTAAGAAAAATAAGTCGGGACAAGCTGGAGGCTCCTCCTTAGGACGAGCACTTATTAAGGACAGATTTGGCAGCAATCGTGGGCGTAAAATGGTTGCCGACAATTCCATG CTTCATACAACGGAGCTAGATGATGGCTACGAATGGGGCAGACTAAACTTACAATCAGTTACTGAAGAATCCTCATTTCAAGAGTTCCTATCCACTGCTGAACTAGCAGGAACTGAATTTCAAGCGGAAAAACTAAACATTAAATTCGTCAATCCCGGGTCAAACATTGGTCTGCTCAGTGAAGCAGAATTAAAGAAAGCTAATGAGGCACATGACAAATTCAGGGAGTCTTTGAAAATACCTCGAAG ACCTCCTTGGAGTTCTGATATGTCTAGTACAGAACTGGATCGCAATGAAAAAGACAGTTTTCTAGAATGGAGGAGAGGTTTAGCAAAGCTTCAAGAAGAAGAAGGGTTGTTGCTCACACCCTACGAAAAGAATCTAGAATTTTGGCGTCAACTTTGGAGAGTGGTAGAGCGCAGCGACgttgttgttcaaatcgtcgaTGCCAGAAATCCTCTTTTATTTCGTTGTGAAGACctggaaaaatatgttaaagaAGTGTCTGAgcacaaaattaatatgattTTAATCAACAAAGCAGACTTTCTTAGTAATCAGCAAAGACAACATTGGGCCAACTATTTTCAGTCAGTGGGAGTTAGAGCTgtgtttttttcaactttagaaCTTGAGGAAATTACCAAATCGCACGATGAAAAGATTGAGAAAACAGGGACAAATAAGAACATTGGAGAAGTAGAAGATCGCATAGCGAAACTAGAAGAAGTGGTAGAACAAAATGCGGAAATTCTGGAGAATTTGCTCTGTAAAATAGAGGATCTAATAGGGAATACTAGTCTAAGGGACGAAGTTAAAGAGATTATTGACATCCCCCAAGTTCTTTCTAGAGAAGAATTAATAGACCTGTTCAAATCAATTCATACAGGCCCTAAAGTGACTGGAAGCTTCACTACCATTGGCCTCGTAGGCTACCCAAACGTAGGCAAAAGCTCAACTATAAATTGTTTACTAACGACTAAAAAAGTCTCAGTATCAGCAACTCCTGGCAAAACGAAACACTTCCAGACTTTATATCTAGATAAGGACCTAATGTTATGCGATTGCCCCGGTTTGGTGATGCCCAGTTTGGTGTTCACTAAAGCGGAAATGATTTTGAACGGCATTTTGCCTATCGACCAAATGAGGGACCATGTTCCGCCGGTTAATTTAGTTTCAAAGCTGATTCCGCGGCATTTTATCGAAGATCTGTATGGGATTATGTTGCCTAAACCACTAGAAGGCGAAGATCCAAATCGAAGTCCAACTGCTGAGGAATTGTTGAATGCTTATGCtt acaaCAGAGGATTTATGACTGCAAACGGTCAGCCAGATAACGCGAGAGCTGCAAGGTATGTTCTGAAAGACTTTATGAATGGTCGATTGTTATATTGTCATGCACCTCCCAATGTTGAGCAGGAAGTGTATCATACGTGGCCTGAAAGGCAGAAAAGTGGACAGGAAAACAGAGTAGTGCCTCCTAGAGAGGCTAGAGCTCTTAGG TCTAGTAAAGTGACAACTGATGATATTGATGAAGCCTTCTTTGGGGACCAAGCTGGTGGTGCCCATCAGAAGGGTGTGCGGAGGAAGATGACTAATGGTGCTGTGCAAGAAGG GGGATCATCGACAGGACAATTCGACAAACCTTGGAAAACTGCTAACAAACATaggaataaaaagaaaaaggaaaaattaagacgGGTGTACGCGCATTTAGATCAACATTGA
- the Ns3 gene encoding large subunit GTPase 1 homolog isoform X2, with protein sequence MGKKNKSGQAGGSSLGRALIKDRFGSNRGRKMVADNSMLHTTELDDGYEWGRLNLQSVTEESSFQEFLSTAELAGTEFQAEKLNIKFVNPGSNIGLLSEAELKKANEAHDKFRESLKIPRRPPWSSDMSSTELDRNEKDSFLEWRRGLAKLQEEEGLLLTPYEKNLEFWRQLWRVVERSDVVVQIVDARNPLLFRCEDLEKYVKEVSEHKINMILINKADFLSNQQRQHWANYFQSVGVRAVFFSTLELEEITKSHDEKIEKTGTNKNIGEVEDRIAKLEEVVEQNAEILENLLCKIEDLIGNTSLRDEVKEIIDIPQVLSREELIDLFKSIHTGPKVTGSFTTIGLVGYPNVGKSSTINCLLTTKKVSVSATPGKTKHFQTLYLDKDLMLCDCPGLVMPSLVFTKAEMILNGILPIDQMRDHVPPVNLVSKLIPRHFIEDLYGIMLPKPLEGEDPNRSPTAEELLNAYAYNRGFMTANGQPDNARAARKCIIRGLKGRKVDRKTE encoded by the exons ATGGGTAAGAAAAATAAGTCGGGACAAGCTGGAGGCTCCTCCTTAGGACGAGCACTTATTAAGGACAGATTTGGCAGCAATCGTGGGCGTAAAATGGTTGCCGACAATTCCATG CTTCATACAACGGAGCTAGATGATGGCTACGAATGGGGCAGACTAAACTTACAATCAGTTACTGAAGAATCCTCATTTCAAGAGTTCCTATCCACTGCTGAACTAGCAGGAACTGAATTTCAAGCGGAAAAACTAAACATTAAATTCGTCAATCCCGGGTCAAACATTGGTCTGCTCAGTGAAGCAGAATTAAAGAAAGCTAATGAGGCACATGACAAATTCAGGGAGTCTTTGAAAATACCTCGAAG ACCTCCTTGGAGTTCTGATATGTCTAGTACAGAACTGGATCGCAATGAAAAAGACAGTTTTCTAGAATGGAGGAGAGGTTTAGCAAAGCTTCAAGAAGAAGAAGGGTTGTTGCTCACACCCTACGAAAAGAATCTAGAATTTTGGCGTCAACTTTGGAGAGTGGTAGAGCGCAGCGACgttgttgttcaaatcgtcgaTGCCAGAAATCCTCTTTTATTTCGTTGTGAAGACctggaaaaatatgttaaagaAGTGTCTGAgcacaaaattaatatgattTTAATCAACAAAGCAGACTTTCTTAGTAATCAGCAAAGACAACATTGGGCCAACTATTTTCAGTCAGTGGGAGTTAGAGCTgtgtttttttcaactttagaaCTTGAGGAAATTACCAAATCGCACGATGAAAAGATTGAGAAAACAGGGACAAATAAGAACATTGGAGAAGTAGAAGATCGCATAGCGAAACTAGAAGAAGTGGTAGAACAAAATGCGGAAATTCTGGAGAATTTGCTCTGTAAAATAGAGGATCTAATAGGGAATACTAGTCTAAGGGACGAAGTTAAAGAGATTATTGACATCCCCCAAGTTCTTTCTAGAGAAGAATTAATAGACCTGTTCAAATCAATTCATACAGGCCCTAAAGTGACTGGAAGCTTCACTACCATTGGCCTCGTAGGCTACCCAAACGTAGGCAAAAGCTCAACTATAAATTGTTTACTAACGACTAAAAAAGTCTCAGTATCAGCAACTCCTGGCAAAACGAAACACTTCCAGACTTTATATCTAGATAAGGACCTAATGTTATGCGATTGCCCCGGTTTGGTGATGCCCAGTTTGGTGTTCACTAAAGCGGAAATGATTTTGAACGGCATTTTGCCTATCGACCAAATGAGGGACCATGTTCCGCCGGTTAATTTAGTTTCAAAGCTGATTCCGCGGCATTTTATCGAAGATCTGTATGGGATTATGTTGCCTAAACCACTAGAAGGCGAAGATCCAAATCGAAGTCCAACTGCTGAGGAATTGTTGAATGCTTATGCtt acaaCAGAGGATTTATGACTGCAAACGGTCAGCCAGATAACGCGAGAGCTGCAAG GAAGTGTATCATACGTGGCCTGAAAGGCAGAAAAGTGGACAGGAAAACAGAGTAG
- the LOC136349656 gene encoding enhancer of yellow 2 transcription factor-like: MSQNYESRVNMHLDVNNGLERVTELVHTRLVESGWREQVQLACRKAVADSNSSNSVPTIDELITIVTPKARALVPDAVKRELLHEIELIMTNIEKSGYIKSFDDM, translated from the exons ATGTCTCAAAACTATGAGTCCCGTGTAAACATGCATTTAGACGTGAACAACGGTTTGGAACG AGTGACCGAATTGGTGCACACGAGGCTTGTGGAGAGCGGATGGAGAGAACAAGTTCAATTGGCGTGTCGAAAAGCTGTAGCAGATAGTAATAGCTCAAATAGCGTGCCTACCATTGACGAGCTTATTACTATTGTAACTCCCAAAGCCCGGGCTTTGGTGCCTGATGCTGTTAAAAGAGAATTACTACACGAGATTGAACTGATTATGACAAATATTGAGAAGTCAGGctatataaaaagttttgacgACATGTAA
- the LOC136349652 gene encoding protein O-glucosyltransferase 2-like, translated as MNKARVKMKEIITFSFVLSCFISSNPGKAKIDTKLPTVWGPGLEPHKVVMSARYFFIKVPTQINESIQDDFEIVIHGGTSQNKSCRIWSNVLDRKDGSLIVRYKVYETCTHIKISIKYKNQHIGQSPYIIKEVIYPEDCYCPVESITKFLQTWQCETVPRQIVKNFGFFKSIDWEEMRPKVIKQFDKPHAVSICHYVIKNNKINRKCYGKHVGFNMFSDSILLSLTRKAKVPDTEFFVNLGDWPLSKHDLPEKYPIFSWCGSMDSYDIIMPTYELTEASIENMGRVMLDMLSVQGNVAETFNNREPKLFWRGRDSNRGRLNLITLSRDNPDLFNVSLTNFFFFRDEEDIYGPKTDHVSFFKFFDYKYQLAIDGTVAPYRTPFLLAGGSLVFKPHSKYYEYFYHDLEPLIHYIPVKSDLSDLVEKLIWAKNNNDKAQVIVQNGQTFANNNLLPQHIFCYYAHLLNELSKAITSKIKVLEDMEVVNQKKNIQCDCLRLKEYSKDEL; from the exons ATGAATAAAGCAAGAgtgaaaatgaaagaaattatTACATTCTCTTTTGTCCTGTCGTGTTTCATCAGTTCCAATCCCGGTAAAGCCAAAATTGATACCAAATTACCGACAGTTTGGGGCCCTGGATTGGAGCCTCACAAAGTGGTAATGTCAGcaaggtatttttttattaaagttccGACACAGATCAATGAAAG CATTCAAGATGATTTCGAAATTGTGATCCATGGGGGTACAAGCCAGAACAAATCCTGTCGCATATGGTCCAACGTACTGGACAGAAAAGATGGTTCCTTAATAGTCCGGTACAAGGTCTATGAAACTTGTACCCATATTAAAATTagcataaaatataaaaatcaacaCATAGGACAATCTCCTTATATCATAAAAGAAGTAATATATCCTGAAGACTGTTATTGTCCTGTTGAGAGTATTACAAAGTTTCTTCAGACTTGGCAGTGTGAAACTGTGCCAcgccaaattgtcaaaaactttggtttttttaaaagtattgatTGGGAGGAGATGAGGCCAAAAGTCATTAAACAATTTGATAAACCACATGCAGTAAGCATATGCCATTATGtcattaaaaacaacaaaatcaatAGAAAGTGTTATGGAAAGCATGTTGGTTTTAACATGTTCTCTGATAGCATTTTGTTGTCTTTAACCAGAAAAGCTAAAGTCCCTGACACAGAGTTTTTTGTAAACTTGGGAGATTGGCCTCTCTCAAAGCATGATCTTCCAGAgaaatatccaattttttcTTGGTGTGGTAGCATGGATTCTTATGACATCATCATGCCCACTTATGAGCTCACTGAGGCTTCTATTGAAAATATGGGAAG GGTTATGTTGGATATGTTGTCAGTGCAAGGAAATGTAGCAGAAACATTTAACAATAGAGAACCTAAGTTATTTTGGAGAGGCCGAGATTCCAATAGGGGCCGCCTGAATTTAATCACTTTATCTAGAGATAACCCTGATCTTTTCAATGTATCACTTactaatttcttcttttttcgcGATGAAGAAGATATATATGGCCCCAAAACTGAtcatgtatctttttttaaattctttgat tACAAATACCAATTAGCCATAGATGGGACTGTGGCTCCTTATAGAACTCCATTCCTACTTGCTGGAGGATCTCTAGTTTTCAAACCACATTCAAagtattatgaatatttttaccaTGATCTTGAACCTCTCATTCATTACATTCCTGTAAAATCTGACCTCTCAGATTTAgtggaaaaacttatttggGCCAAGAACAATAATGACAAGGCTCAAGTCATTGTTCAAAATGGACAGACATTTGCTAACAACAATCTGTTACCTCAgcacatattttgttattatgcCCACTTATTAAATGAACTGAGCAAAGCCATAACTAGTAAAATAAAGGTACTGGAAGATATGGAAGTTGtgaatcaaaagaaaaatattcaatgtgATTGTTTAAGATTAAAAGAATACAGTAAAGATGAGTTGTAG
- the Sap130 gene encoding histone deacetylase complex subunit SAP130: MSGNADEDKESQKAFPLDLARSQISTVRTVESGKAPLVMTSQALRSVRVLAAPGGSSSTAVSGQTRGQTLITNLMPGTVIKQDSGRITSIVGATQAQPQVSGSLAIQRPTQLSLSATPIVASPNPTGASYHVPRGPAVVANLAAPRSNATTVRTPLVVTPQNSQTHTFVRPTRTLSPAQGAAWLNTNTTNVSQIKGPTAVISAPIRGTAITGKPQTIARPQLTQPVPTIRSSTLLTNAITIGQTVHSFKSAAGTVQIGSGVTVAQMLPPRTQAVVYNTNTGAQFTPAARITIATTTQSQVRPSHPRPVGSIASGTRLPVPISQVQAAQNTRMVTTVQPPNQRIPVVSNSQPQPVLTATTRLVTTQPSGIVGRVAINQSTVSGNIPNASNILTTQARISTFNLQSLMAVANGGTARVQQTSQVPKVITQPAATIHLTQISPQHLKPNTAAPITTAARTINVPASIVAQRSTTNVPPQAISIAAKVYTTNESQVNQGTTSVYIHAPLQTPRHPSTSPQSSPAPALQQVVPPPSVSPYSIASSEGSNFFYQNSAAAGSFQRAFVEQQSNAFGTQPQVIRPPATLSNQQFQGMKLGSVVVVDPSKNQPNSTQFHSIGSVQAAAEQQPLAEQQQSHSQLSQVQNKINSSPRPSILRKRDHEGSPLKAAKNLSSAALLQGASQELPSQAPSSPLSPPRPDSRENGHSSSGSTTISATSSPGLPEVNEDSNPTPLDLKDDEEEEESKPPVEMSPRKKPRKQQLTGNDNDENHDDMQFISENSAAKKQAYDSEGPNSDSAQKESRPDLSRLATLRKPVTASLLNGYRQTWKATHNHYQRHSDVRPKDERRPTIIDLANQNRVVEKVNGWKIHHLSTQMEDLAEQEQCVYNQLTDLLKFTESEENSKQNDREVNRVNELIKGNLQRIKIINDGMLEAKGHIMKVFNHQRHVNDILSRCVSKRNFKKREKS; this comes from the exons ATGAGTGGAAACGCAGACGAGGATAAGGAGTCCCAAAAAGCCTTCCCATTGGACTTGGCCCGCAGTCAAATAAGCACTGTTCGAACTGTAGAAAGTGGTAAAGCCCCTCTAGTTATGACCAGCCAAGCTTTGAGAAGTGTAAGGGTATTGGCTGCTCCAGGAGGCTCTAGCAGCACTGCAGTCTCAGGGCAAACGCGAGGACAAACCCTTATTACTAACTTGATGCCTGGAACTGTGATCAAGCAAG atTCAGGCAGAATTACAAGTATTGTGGGGGCAACCCAAGCACAGCCTCAAGTTTCTGGTAGTTTAGCTATTCAAAGACCAACACAACTCTCCCTCTCTGCCACCCCTATTGTAGCCTCCCCTAATCCCACAGGGGCCTCATATCATGTGCCAAGAGGACCAGCAGTTGTGGCTAATTTAGCAGCTCCTAGGAGTAATGCTACTACAGTGAGGACTCCGTTAGTGGTGACTCCTCAGAACAGTCAAACACATACATTTGTCAGACCTACAAG AACGCTGAGCCCTGCTCAAGGAGCTGCTTGGTTAAACACGAATACGACGAACGTCTCACAAATCAAAGGCCCAACTGCAGTGATTAGTGCCCCAATAAGAGGTACTGCAATTACTGGGAAACCCCAGACTATTGCCAGGCCTCAACTGACACAACCAGTGCCAACTATTAGGTCCAGTACCCTGCTTACGAATGCAATTACAATAGGACAGACTGTGCATTCCTTTAAATCAGCAGCGGGAACTGTGCAAATTGGCAGTGGGGTTACTGTGGCCCAAATGTTGCCACCAAGGACTCAAGCAGTAGTTTATAATACGAATACAGGTGCCCAATTCACTCCAGCTGCAAGAATTACAATTGCAACCACTACTCAAAGTCAAGTGAGGCCCTCTCATCCAAGACCAGTG GGCTCAATCGCGAGTGGAACTCGTTTACCAGTGCCCATTTCCCAAGTGCAGGCTGCGCAAAATACCCGAATGGTCACCACTGTGCAGCCACCCAATCAGCGCATTCCAGTGGTATCTAATAGTCAACCTCAACCCGTGTTAACTGCCACCACCCGGCTGGTCACGACACAGCCTTCAGGAATTGTCGGCAGGGTAGCTATAAATCAGTCCACG GTAAGCGGTAACATACCTAACGCTAGTAATATACTCACAACGCAAGCCAGGATATCAACGTTCAATTTACAGTCGTTAATGGCGGTCGCCAATGGAGGGACAGCAAGGGTACAGCAAACTTCACAGGTGCCAAAAGTTATCACTCAGCCTGCAG cCACAATTCATTTAACGCAAATTTCACCGCAGCATCTTAAACCCAACACTGCAGCTCCAATAACGACAGCCGCTCGAACCA TCAACGTACCTGCATCGATAGTAGCCCAAAGGTCGACAACTAATGTTCCCCCTCAAGCCATATCAATAGCAGCGAAAGTGTACACTACGAACGAAAGCCAAGTGAATCAGGGAACGACGAGTGTGTATATTCACGCGCCGTTGCAGACACCAAGGCATCCATCAACAA GTCCGCAAAGTTCGCCCGCTCCGGCACTCCAACAGGTAGTGCCGCCCCCATCAGTGTCCCCTTACTCGATAGCGAGTTCTGAAGGAAGCAATTTTTTCTACCAGAATTCTGCCGCTGCAGGATCCTTCCAACGCGCCTTCGTTGAACAACAGTCCAACGCTTTCGGAACACAGCCGCAAGTCATACGCCCGCCTGCTACTCTTAGTAATCAACAATTCCAAG gCATGAAGCTCGGCTCTGTAGTGGTGGTGGATCCGAGCAAAAATCAACCGAATTCCACCCAATTTCACTCAATTGGGTCTGTTCAGGCAGCGGCGGAGCAGCAGCCTCTCGCGGAGCAGCAGCAATCACACTCTCAGCTCTCTcaagttcaaaataaa ATCAATTCATCCCCAAGGCCGAGCATTTTAAGGAAAAGGGATCACGAAGGATCGCCGTTAAAAGCAGCTAAGAACCTGTCGTCGGCAGCATTGCTCCAGGGCGCCAGCCAGGAACTTCCATCTCAGGCCCCCTCTTCGCCTCTCTCGCCGCCAAGACCGGATTCTCGGGAAAATGGCCATAGTTCAA GTGGAAGTACCACGATATCAGCAACTTCGAGTCCAGGTCTTCCAGAGGTGAACGAAGATAGCAATCCAACGCCACTGGACCTGAAGGACGACGAAGAAGAAGAGGAGAGTAAGCCGCCCGTGGAGATGAGTCCGAGGAAGAAGCCAAGGAAGCAACAGCT GACAGGCAACGACAACGACGAGAACCACGACGATATGCAATTTATATCGGAAAACAGTGCAGCTAAGAAACAAGCCTACGACTCAGAGGGCCCGAACTCGGACTCGGCGCAAAAGGAGTCCCGCCCCGATTTATCGAGACTCGCCACT TTGCGCAAACCGGTGACGGCCAGTTTGCTCAATGGCTACCGACAGACGTGGAAGGCAACTCATAATCATTATCAAAGGCACTCTGACGTCAGGCCTAAAGATGAACGCCGACCGACAATAATAGATCTGGCCAATCAGAACAGGGTAGTGGAGAAAGTTAACGGGTGGAAGATCCATCATTTGTCCACCCAGATGGAGGATTTG GCGGAGCAGGAGCAGTGTGTCTACAACCAGTTGACGGATTTGCTGAAGTTCACCGAGTCCGAGGAGAACTCAAAACAGAACGACAGGGAAGTGAATAGAGTGAACGAATTG